One genomic region from Syntrophorhabdaceae bacterium encodes:
- a CDS encoding peptidoglycan DD-metalloendopeptidase family protein, translated as MKLKRLKKRCMTSVTILVVPHSKSQPLKLRLPVAGLLACMVLAVVGAVYVAAAGIRTADYYVMKGRLSYFTREFNALKQSISSLKETNNELSRLVELKSKNDILKSAEFSDSGSIDIEAIKKEMAETIESVAEIKKYITDQKNIYLATPQGWPIQGQISSRFGTRHHPVTGVRSHHSGLDMRAPRGTPIKATADGIVSYSGWSGGNGHIIVIEHGYGFSTAYAHNKENFVKVGQMVKKGQQIAASGSTGMSTGPHLHYEVWKNGKPVDPAQFLKDG; from the coding sequence ATGAAGCTGAAACGGCTCAAAAAAAGATGCATGACATCCGTCACCATTCTGGTCGTCCCTCATTCCAAGTCGCAGCCTTTGAAGCTGCGGCTGCCCGTGGCCGGCCTCCTGGCATGCATGGTCCTCGCTGTCGTCGGCGCCGTCTACGTCGCGGCCGCCGGGATCAGGACCGCGGACTACTATGTAATGAAAGGCAGGCTGTCCTACTTCACGAGAGAGTTCAACGCGCTGAAGCAGAGCATTTCCTCCCTCAAGGAAACGAACAATGAGCTTTCACGCCTCGTGGAACTCAAATCAAAGAACGACATCCTCAAGTCCGCCGAATTCAGTGACTCGGGCTCCATAGATATCGAGGCCATAAAGAAAGAAATGGCGGAGACCATAGAGTCCGTGGCGGAGATCAAGAAATATATCACCGACCAGAAGAACATTTATCTTGCGACCCCTCAGGGATGGCCCATTCAGGGACAGATCAGCTCCCGCTTCGGGACCCGTCATCATCCCGTCACCGGTGTCAGGTCACACCATTCCGGGCTCGACATGCGAGCACCTCGGGGAACCCCCATCAAGGCGACCGCCGACGGCATTGTCAGTTATTCCGGTTGGTCGGGAGGAAATGGCCATATCATAGTGATCGAACACGGCTATGGTTTTTCCACCGCTTATGCGCATAATAAGGAAAACTTCGTCAAGGTCGGTCAGATGGTCAAGAAAGGGCAACAGATTGCAGCTTCCGGTTCGACGGGCATGTCAACAGGCCCCCACCTTCATTACGAGGTGTGGAAGAACGGCAAACCGGTCGATCCTGCTCAATTCCTGAAGGATGGATAA
- a CDS encoding sigma-54 dependent transcriptional regulator, which produces MEKGRVIIVEDEENILSMLGEFLGANGYTVDPYIDSRKALSALKNNGYHVLITDLMMPKVDGLQLINFIQKEYLDTLGIVMTGYGSMESAISAMRCGAFDYILKPFKFEEVLATVDSAIYYFNLLKSDNIPKGLTLKANLLRRYSENKMVRENTILRSALKDKYKFENIIGVSFPMQKVFEMIERVADTNATVLITGESGVGKELVARAIHYNSSKRDNPLVVVNCGAIPETLLESELFGYEKGAFTGAVSTRFGRFELAAGGSIFLDEIGDMSFNLQVKLLRVLQEKSFERIGGSKTIKVDVRIIAATNRKLEELVSENKFREDLYYRLNVVPIEIPPLRDRRQDVPLLIHFFLEQSNRINSAAIEGFSEEAMKALMEYDFPGNVRELQNIVERMVVLKREGHIDIEDLPEKLYSLEKEEARSSDIDIDRGYDTLVSEFEKTLIMKALTETRGVKSRAAQALSINRTTLIEKMKRLGLD; this is translated from the coding sequence ATGGAAAAAGGAAGGGTCATCATTGTTGAAGATGAGGAGAATATCCTCTCCATGCTCGGCGAATTCCTCGGTGCCAACGGCTATACCGTCGACCCCTACATCGACAGCAGAAAGGCCCTGTCGGCCCTGAAGAACAACGGGTATCATGTCCTGATAACGGACCTGATGATGCCCAAGGTCGACGGGCTTCAGCTCATCAACTTCATTCAGAAGGAGTATCTCGATACCCTTGGCATCGTCATGACAGGGTATGGAAGCATGGAAAGCGCCATAAGTGCCATGCGGTGCGGCGCCTTCGACTACATCCTCAAACCCTTCAAGTTCGAGGAAGTCCTCGCCACCGTCGATTCGGCCATATATTACTTCAACCTCCTCAAGAGCGACAATATCCCCAAGGGGCTTACCCTCAAGGCCAATCTCCTGAGGCGGTATTCCGAGAACAAGATGGTCCGGGAGAACACTATCCTGCGATCGGCATTGAAGGACAAGTACAAGTTCGAGAACATCATTGGCGTGAGTTTTCCCATGCAGAAGGTTTTCGAGATGATCGAACGTGTTGCCGACACCAACGCCACGGTTCTCATTACCGGGGAGAGCGGTGTGGGTAAGGAACTTGTGGCGAGGGCGATCCATTACAACTCGTCAAAACGGGACAATCCCCTCGTTGTGGTCAATTGCGGCGCCATACCGGAAACTCTTCTGGAAAGCGAGCTTTTCGGCTATGAGAAGGGAGCCTTCACGGGAGCCGTCAGTACCCGCTTCGGCCGGTTCGAGCTGGCGGCCGGCGGCTCGATCTTCCTTGACGAGATCGGGGACATGAGCTTCAATTTACAGGTCAAGCTCTTGAGGGTCCTCCAGGAGAAGTCCTTCGAGCGGATCGGAGGGTCGAAGACGATAAAGGTCGATGTGCGGATCATTGCCGCGACGAACCGCAAACTGGAAGAGCTCGTCAGCGAGAACAAATTTCGCGAGGACCTTTACTACCGGCTCAACGTCGTTCCCATTGAGATCCCGCCATTGCGGGATCGGCGCCAGGACGTCCCTCTTCTTATCCACTTCTTTCTCGAACAGTCCAACAGGATCAACTCCGCCGCCATCGAAGGTTTTTCCGAAGAGGCCATGAAGGCGCTCATGGAATATGATTTCCCCGGCAACGTTAGGGAATTGCAGAACATCGTGGAGCGGATGGTGGTTCTTAAGAGGGAGGGCCATATCGATATAGAGGACCTTCCCGAGAAACTGTACAGCCTGGAAAAGGAAGAGGCCAGGTCATCGGATATCGACATAGACAGGGGCTACGACACCCTTGTTTCAGAATTCGAGAAAACCCTCATCATGAAGGCACTCACCGAAACCCGGGGCGTAAAGAGCAGGGCTGCCCAGGCCCTCAGCATCAACCGCACAACCCTCATAGAAAAGATGAAAAGGCTGGGTCTGGACTAG
- a CDS encoding ATP-binding protein: protein MAIAVSFLGTLLAIFSLMQIPEAKILENAFNEFSKASDSIINHYGTLENQIKELKRELEEKNRALERASEYLYTILDSLPVGVVVVDGKSILFANKNAEELIPEGIIGSLSSTSDRKGEIKCGLGRYRWKTQVLHNGFEGKHVVAIEDVTEIERMKEHMERDERLMAMGEMAARISHEIKNPLGSMELFLSMLMAGKMRVRDRKYVEYILFGVKTIDRIINNILSYTRPRELSLKEGELQSIVGDTLDFMSVSTAVRNIDLEFEPACSGRALFDPDMIKLVVMNLVSNAMDAVGSKGRIKVDIRENERYAVLVVSDNGPGMAEELRRSIFNPFFTTKDKGVGLGLFIVYNIVKAHRGSIEVESDEGSGSSFLIYIPKERLAVI from the coding sequence TTGGCCATAGCTGTATCTTTCCTTGGCACCCTTCTTGCAATCTTTTCCCTCATGCAAATCCCGGAAGCCAAGATCCTCGAAAACGCCTTCAATGAGTTTTCCAAGGCCTCTGATTCCATAATAAACCATTACGGGACACTGGAAAACCAGATCAAGGAGCTGAAAAGAGAGCTTGAGGAGAAGAACAGGGCGTTGGAGAGGGCAAGCGAGTACCTTTATACAATACTCGATTCCCTGCCTGTCGGTGTCGTCGTCGTTGACGGCAAGTCCATCCTTTTTGCGAACAAGAATGCCGAGGAACTGATCCCCGAGGGCATCATCGGGAGCCTCAGCAGCACGTCGGACAGAAAGGGAGAGATAAAGTGCGGTCTCGGCCGGTACCGGTGGAAGACCCAGGTTCTCCACAACGGGTTCGAAGGCAAGCATGTCGTCGCAATTGAGGACGTCACCGAGATTGAACGGATGAAGGAGCATATGGAGCGGGACGAGCGCCTCATGGCCATGGGAGAGATGGCGGCGCGGATATCCCATGAGATCAAGAACCCCCTGGGAAGCATGGAACTTTTCCTTTCCATGCTTATGGCAGGCAAGATGCGGGTACGTGACCGCAAGTATGTCGAATATATCCTTTTCGGTGTCAAGACCATCGATAGGATCATCAACAATATACTCTCCTATACCCGTCCCCGCGAATTGTCCCTGAAAGAGGGGGAACTTCAGTCCATCGTCGGCGACACCCTCGATTTCATGAGCGTCTCCACGGCGGTCAGGAATATAGACCTTGAGTTTGAGCCTGCCTGTTCGGGGCGGGCGCTTTTCGATCCCGATATGATCAAGCTCGTCGTGATGAACCTCGTGAGCAACGCCATGGATGCGGTAGGTTCCAAAGGCAGGATCAAGGTCGATATACGCGAGAACGAACGCTATGCGGTTCTCGTTGTGAGCGACAACGGGCCGGGCATGGCGGAGGAATTGCGCAGAAGCATTTTCAACCCCTTTTTCACAACGAAGGACAAGGGCGTTGGCCTGGGGCTTTTCATCGTCTACAACATCGTGAAGGCACACCGCGGTTCGATCGAGGTTGAGTCCGATGAGGGATCGGGTTCATCCTTCCTCATCTATATCCCGAAGGAGAGGCTGGCAGTCATATGA
- a CDS encoding sigma-54 dependent transcriptional regulator has translation MKTNVLVVDDDNHMRIALKESLVRAGYNVALAEDGKKAMVEIDRNIFDLVITDVKMPHLGGIDLLKAIKETSPLVPVILMTGYGTVQDAVKVIKEGAYDYIQKPFNTDMLYSVVRRALGVNNGKIVLASREMKEVLQKAQRVAGSDATVLVLGESGVGKEVVSKFIHENSGRAHMPFVAVNCAALPENLLESELFGYEKGAFTGAMSRKPGKFELADKGTILLDEITEMDLKLQAKLLRVLQEREVEVLGSRSPRKIDVRVIATTNRDIVKTVSDGSFREDLYYRLSVFPITIPALRDRREDIAPLVGHLLKKHSRGMDIGVCDEVMEHLTGRYWKGNVRELENVIARACILSNGSVITMSHLDEGRPAQDMAVGSVREMETKLIIDALRSVRGNRSKAAGILGITARTLRNKINEYRSMGIDVPVREY, from the coding sequence ATGAAAACCAATGTCCTTGTAGTCGATGATGACAATCACATGCGCATAGCGCTGAAGGAATCGCTGGTACGCGCCGGCTACAATGTCGCCCTGGCGGAGGACGGCAAGAAGGCCATGGTCGAGATTGACAGGAACATCTTCGACCTCGTCATAACCGATGTGAAGATGCCCCATCTGGGAGGCATCGACCTTCTTAAGGCCATAAAGGAGACGTCGCCTCTTGTGCCCGTCATCCTCATGACGGGGTACGGCACGGTCCAGGATGCGGTAAAGGTCATTAAAGAGGGGGCCTATGACTACATTCAGAAGCCCTTCAACACCGATATGCTCTACAGCGTGGTAAGGCGGGCCCTCGGCGTGAACAACGGGAAGATAGTCCTTGCCTCCAGGGAGATGAAAGAGGTGCTCCAGAAGGCGCAAAGGGTTGCCGGGTCGGATGCCACGGTGCTGGTTCTCGGAGAGAGCGGTGTCGGCAAAGAGGTGGTATCGAAATTCATCCACGAGAATTCCGGCCGCGCCCACATGCCCTTTGTTGCCGTGAATTGCGCCGCCCTGCCGGAGAACCTCCTCGAGAGCGAGCTTTTCGGCTACGAGAAAGGGGCCTTTACAGGCGCCATGTCGCGAAAACCGGGAAAGTTCGAGCTTGCAGACAAGGGGACCATCCTCCTCGACGAGATCACCGAAATGGACCTCAAGCTCCAGGCAAAGCTGCTTCGGGTCCTCCAGGAAAGGGAGGTGGAAGTCCTTGGCTCCCGCTCCCCCAGGAAGATCGATGTCCGGGTCATTGCCACCACGAACCGGGACATCGTGAAAACCGTCAGCGACGGGAGTTTTCGCGAGGATCTGTACTATCGCCTCAGTGTTTTTCCCATTACCATCCCCGCGCTGCGCGACCGCCGCGAAGACATAGCGCCGCTCGTCGGTCACCTCCTGAAGAAACATTCCCGGGGAATGGATATCGGCGTCTGTGACGAGGTGATGGAACATCTCACCGGCAGGTACTGGAAGGGCAATGTGCGGGAACTGGAAAACGTCATAGCCAGGGCATGCATACTCTCCAACGGCTCTGTGATCACCATGAGCCACCTGGATGAGGGAAGGCCGGCCCAGGACATGGCGGTTGGTTCCGTCAGGGAAATGGAGACGAAGCTCATCATCGATGCCCTGAGGTCCGTCAGGGGCAACCGGTCGAAGGCCGCGGGCATACTGGGCATCACGGCGCGGACCCTGCGCAACAAGATCAATGAATACAGGTCCATGGGCATTGATGTGCCGGTAAGGGAGTACTGA
- the flgB gene encoding flagellar basal body rod protein FlgB: MQIVDLIGKALSIRAFYHKVISGNIANSQTPGYKEKEIDFQRELQRRVGADAGMTPSGEAGFTITENPGRDGLARLDGNTVSLEDQTVKLTENQLMYQALVQMASKRFAMMRYLIGEGKR, from the coding sequence ATGCAGATAGTGGATCTCATTGGAAAAGCGCTTTCGATCAGGGCCTTCTACCACAAGGTGATCTCAGGCAATATCGCCAACTCACAGACCCCGGGGTACAAGGAGAAAGAGATCGATTTCCAGCGCGAACTGCAAAGACGCGTTGGCGCTGATGCGGGGATGACCCCCTCGGGCGAAGCGGGCTTCACGATCACGGAAAACCCTGGCCGCGACGGTCTTGCGCGCCTTGATGGAAACACCGTCAGTCTGGAAGACCAGACGGTAAAGCTCACGGAGAACCAGCTCATGTACCAGGCATTGGTCCAGATGGCCTCAAAACGTTTTGCTATGATGAGATACCTTATAGGCGAGGGAAAGAGGTAA
- the flgC gene encoding flagellar basal body rod protein FlgC, producing the protein MGALDIFKISASGMKAQRTRMDIVASNLANVQTTSTEEGGPYRKKDVVFKSVDVSDDKTFSGGLSKKIEGVNVDTIKESDKPFQMVFNPSHPDANSEGYVTLPNVNLMEEMTDMTAAARAYEANANVLSTTKDMFLKTLELIK; encoded by the coding sequence ATGGGAGCATTGGATATTTTCAAGATCAGCGCTTCGGGGATGAAGGCACAGAGGACACGCATGGACATCGTGGCATCGAACCTTGCCAACGTTCAGACGACGAGCACGGAAGAGGGCGGGCCGTACAGGAAAAAGGATGTCGTCTTCAAGTCCGTCGACGTGTCCGATGACAAGACCTTCTCGGGAGGCCTCTCGAAGAAGATCGAAGGCGTCAATGTCGATACCATCAAGGAGAGCGACAAACCTTTCCAGATGGTGTTCAACCCGAGCCATCCCGACGCCAATTCGGAAGGGTATGTCACGCTTCCCAACGTGAACCTTATGGAAGAGATGACGGATATGACGGCGGCGGCGCGTGCGTACGAGGCGAACGCCAACGTTCTCAGCACGACAAAGGACATGTTCCTGAAGACTCTCGAGCTTATAAAATAG
- the fliE gene encoding flagellar hook-basal body complex protein FliE — protein MKVENFTLPNFGEVQKPANEKAKTSFGDVLKDSIKKVVELEKEADQEVEKLVKMENTDVQTTMIAIEKADLSFQMMMQIRNKIISAYEEIMRMQV, from the coding sequence ATGAAGGTAGAAAACTTTACTCTTCCCAACTTCGGCGAGGTTCAGAAACCGGCCAACGAAAAGGCCAAAACCTCCTTCGGTGATGTCCTCAAGGACTCCATCAAGAAGGTCGTGGAACTCGAGAAAGAAGCCGACCAGGAAGTGGAAAAACTGGTCAAGATGGAAAATACCGATGTTCAAACCACCATGATCGCCATCGAGAAAGCGGACCTGTCCTTCCAGATGATGATGCAGATACGGAACAAGATCATCTCCGCGTACGAAGAGATCATGAGAATGCAGGTGTAA
- the fliF gene encoding flagellar basal-body MS-ring/collar protein FliF: MPPMDELLNTTRNYLKTTPKSKLYMYLFVFIALVGGSIIGLSLLQKENYQTLFAGLSTEDASVVVTKLKELKVPYKLGLGGTSISVPREKVYDVRLMLAGQNALPGGGGVGFELFDKTNYGMTEFMQNINYKRAIQGELSRTINQMPEVRSSRVHIAIPEQTLFTDREKDVTASVFLKLRGGKSLSKEQVAGIVHLVSGSIEGLKTDNVTIVDSFGKILYKAGSAGTAVALSGQQFELQKGVERTIEESVQSMLDRFIPANKSIIRANVELNLRKVEKVEEEFDPNRRVPISERKSREKLLNRLGATAGVPGVASNVPNVAGRNTNGRSAAASVQSAAAGTRGSESEREESQVTYEVSKTVKKIVEPFGDIKRLSIAIVLDGKYEKVKGQNGEELKYSPRSQKELADIKGIVARAVGIDEARGDKIEVLNVPFEAEGLADEKGLLDAAERKEMIFSFSKYGFYALIIAALFFFVIRPLLGFLKSRADRAPLYHVKDVYMKSGNAAVAGGDQPAAIENKQQTAINDVMRDKSVVGSVIKEWVKEGT; the protein is encoded by the coding sequence ATGCCGCCGATGGACGAACTTCTCAACACCACAAGGAATTACCTGAAGACGACTCCGAAGAGCAAGCTCTACATGTATCTCTTCGTCTTCATAGCGCTGGTGGGCGGCTCCATTATCGGCCTTTCCCTTCTCCAGAAGGAGAATTACCAGACGCTTTTCGCGGGCCTCTCCACGGAAGACGCCTCGGTGGTCGTAACGAAGCTCAAGGAGCTCAAGGTGCCCTACAAACTGGGCCTCGGCGGCACTTCGATCTCCGTCCCCAGGGAAAAGGTCTATGATGTGCGGCTCATGCTGGCCGGTCAGAACGCCCTTCCCGGAGGAGGAGGGGTCGGTTTCGAACTTTTTGACAAGACGAACTACGGCATGACGGAATTCATGCAGAATATCAATTATAAACGCGCGATACAGGGAGAGCTTTCGCGCACCATCAACCAGATGCCGGAGGTCAGGTCCTCCCGGGTGCACATCGCTATCCCGGAGCAGACCCTCTTTACCGACAGGGAGAAGGACGTTACCGCATCGGTCTTTCTGAAACTCAGGGGCGGCAAGTCGCTCTCCAAGGAACAGGTGGCCGGCATCGTCCACCTGGTATCGGGCAGCATAGAAGGTCTCAAGACCGACAACGTGACCATCGTCGATTCCTTCGGGAAGATCCTCTACAAGGCCGGCAGCGCAGGGACCGCGGTGGCCCTTTCAGGCCAGCAGTTCGAACTGCAGAAGGGTGTGGAGAGGACCATCGAGGAATCCGTTCAATCCATGCTCGACAGGTTCATACCCGCCAACAAGTCCATCATACGGGCAAATGTGGAACTCAACCTTCGCAAGGTGGAAAAGGTGGAGGAGGAGTTCGACCCCAACAGGAGGGTCCCCATCAGCGAGCGCAAGAGCAGGGAGAAGCTGCTGAACCGCCTTGGCGCGACGGCAGGTGTGCCGGGAGTTGCATCCAACGTCCCGAACGTTGCCGGCAGAAACACGAATGGGAGGTCCGCCGCGGCCAGTGTTCAGAGTGCCGCAGCAGGGACGCGCGGCAGCGAATCCGAGCGCGAAGAGTCTCAGGTGACCTACGAGGTCAGCAAGACCGTCAAGAAGATAGTGGAGCCCTTCGGCGACATCAAGCGCCTTTCCATTGCCATCGTTCTCGACGGGAAGTATGAAAAGGTGAAGGGCCAGAATGGGGAGGAGTTGAAGTATTCCCCCCGGTCCCAGAAGGAGCTTGCCGATATAAAGGGGATTGTGGCCAGAGCGGTCGGGATCGACGAGGCACGCGGGGACAAGATAGAGGTCCTCAACGTTCCCTTCGAGGCTGAGGGCCTTGCAGACGAGAAGGGACTTCTCGACGCGGCGGAACGGAAAGAAATGATATTCAGCTTCAGCAAATACGGTTTTTACGCTCTCATCATTGCGGCCCTGTTCTTCTTCGTGATCAGGCCCCTGCTGGGATTCCTGAAATCGAGGGCCGATCGCGCACCACTTTATCATGTCAAGGATGTGTACATGAAGAGCGGCAATGCCGCGGTGGCAGGAGGAGACCAGCCTGCCGCAATAGAAAACAAGCAGCAGACGGCGATAAATGATGTGATGAGGGACAAGAGTGTTGTCGGTTCCGTGATCAAAGAGTGGGTCAAGGAAGGGACGTGA